The following are encoded together in the Nocardioides sp. Arc9.136 genome:
- a CDS encoding ATP-dependent helicase: MPEAPDPLARFSDATRTWFGAAFAAPTPAQAGAWEAIGAGRHALVVAPTGSGKTLSAFLWSLDRLLSGPRPDDKQKRCRVLYVSPLKALAVDVERNLRTPLIGIRQTADRLGTQVPEVTVGVRSGDTPAADRRKLVTNPPDIMITTPESLFLMLTSQARESLRGVETVIVDEVHAVAGTKRGAHLALTLERLDALLDRPAQRVGLSATVRPLEEVARFLGGSAPVEIVSPPSAKEWDLRVVVPVEDMTAPEQYDEDSEDPGRAQSIWPHVEERVVDLIEQHRSTIVFANSRRLAERLTARLNEIATERAAPPPEALERQTGGGPTGPPAQVMAQSGSSRPVSADDPYATVVAKAHHGSVSKDQRALIEDDLKRGRIPAVVATSSLELGIDMGAVDLVVQIESPPSVASALQRVGRAGHQVGEVSRGVLFPKHRGDLAQTAVAVERMRTGAIESLRVPANPLDVLAQQVVAATAMEPWQVDELFELVRRTAPFAQLPRSAYEAVLDLLSGRYPSDEFAELRPRIVWDRVTGTLTGRPGAQRLAVTSGGTIPDRGLFGVFLVGGEGPGKRVGELDEEMVYESRVGDIFALGATSWRIEDITHDRVLVTPAPGIPGRLPFWKGDAPGRPAELGAAIGAFTRELGSLPPAKAEQVARDRGLDEYAAGNLVTYLHEQLEATNTLPSDRTMVVERFRDELGDWRLVLHSPFGIPVHAPWALAINARLRERYGVDGQAVASDDGIVIRIPDTDADPPGGDVVVFEAEEIEDLVTTEVGGSALFASRFRECAARALLLPRRDPGRRSPLWQQRQRSAALLEVASKYPSFPIVLEAVRECLQDVYDLPSLVALMRSVDRREVQVVDVSTHAPSPFARSLLFGYVAQFMYEGDSPIAERRAAALSLDQGLLAELLGRAELRELLDPDVLAEVEAELQRVHPDRRARDAEGVADLLRGLGPLSTAEVAERCVDGADVTAWLGALADSRRTTQVRMAGEERWSSIEDVGRLRDGLGVAVPPGTPSAFTEPVEDPLADLVSRYARTHGPFTTEQCADRLGLGQAVVRHTLQRLAGQGRVLDGEFRPSGSGSEWCDAEVLRRLRRRSLARLRKEVEPVEPAALGRFLTAWQHVDTGSGRGPRGVDGVLTVIEQLAGCPVPASALEPLVLSARVRDYESSYLDELTASGEVLWAGHGALPGSDGWISLHLADSAHLTLPEHEPFEHSELHQALLDALAPGGAYFFRQLADTVTASVGSTPDPAVSAALWDLVWAGRISNDTLTPVRALVRGGSASHRTKRSAPRVRMSQTTRGRMPARTGPPETAGRWAVLPEIDDDPTRRAHATAERLLDRHGVVIRGAVVSERIPGGFAAAYKVLSVFEDSGRCRRGYFVDGLGAAQFGTSGAIDRLRTFSELPPDAKPVAVALAATDPANPYGAALPWPERVVDSDAADGRTAAGHRPGRKAGAMVVLVDGVLTMYVERGGRTLLTWTDEEDRLTPAAQALAEAARRGSLGRLTVERADGEQLLGSGSTPLREALTAAGFVSTPKGLRLRGAGA; the protein is encoded by the coding sequence ATGCCCGAGGCACCCGATCCGCTGGCACGGTTCAGCGACGCGACCCGCACCTGGTTCGGTGCGGCGTTCGCCGCGCCCACGCCGGCGCAGGCGGGGGCCTGGGAGGCGATCGGCGCGGGCCGCCACGCGCTGGTCGTGGCACCGACCGGGTCCGGCAAGACGCTCTCGGCGTTCCTCTGGTCGCTCGACCGGCTGCTCAGCGGGCCGCGCCCGGACGACAAGCAGAAGCGGTGCCGCGTCCTCTACGTCTCCCCGCTCAAGGCGCTCGCCGTCGACGTCGAGCGCAACCTGCGCACGCCGCTGATCGGCATCCGCCAGACCGCCGACCGGCTCGGGACGCAGGTCCCCGAGGTCACCGTGGGCGTCCGCTCGGGCGACACCCCGGCCGCCGACCGGCGCAAGCTGGTCACGAACCCGCCCGACATCATGATCACGACGCCGGAGTCGCTGTTCCTGATGCTCACCTCCCAGGCCCGGGAGTCGCTGCGCGGGGTGGAGACCGTCATCGTCGACGAGGTCCACGCGGTCGCGGGCACCAAGCGCGGCGCGCACCTCGCGCTCACCCTCGAGCGGCTCGACGCGCTCCTCGACCGGCCGGCGCAGCGCGTCGGGCTGTCCGCGACCGTCCGACCGCTCGAGGAGGTCGCCCGGTTCCTCGGCGGCTCCGCGCCCGTCGAGATCGTCTCGCCGCCGTCGGCCAAGGAGTGGGACCTCCGGGTCGTGGTCCCGGTCGAGGACATGACCGCTCCCGAGCAGTACGACGAGGACTCCGAGGACCCCGGCCGCGCGCAGTCGATCTGGCCGCACGTGGAGGAGCGGGTGGTCGACCTGATCGAGCAGCACCGCTCGACGATCGTCTTCGCCAACTCCCGCCGCCTCGCCGAGCGGTTGACCGCCCGGCTCAACGAGATCGCCACCGAGCGCGCCGCTCCACCGCCGGAGGCGCTCGAGCGGCAGACCGGGGGCGGACCGACCGGCCCGCCCGCCCAGGTGATGGCCCAGTCCGGCTCCTCCCGGCCGGTCTCGGCCGACGACCCGTACGCCACGGTCGTGGCCAAGGCCCACCACGGCTCGGTCTCCAAGGACCAGCGGGCGCTGATCGAGGACGACCTCAAGCGCGGACGGATCCCCGCCGTGGTCGCGACGAGCAGCCTCGAGCTCGGCATCGACATGGGCGCGGTCGACCTCGTCGTGCAGATCGAGTCGCCGCCCAGCGTGGCCAGCGCCCTGCAGCGGGTCGGCCGCGCCGGGCACCAGGTCGGCGAGGTCTCCCGCGGCGTGCTGTTCCCCAAGCACCGGGGCGACCTGGCCCAGACCGCGGTGGCCGTCGAGCGGATGCGCACCGGCGCGATCGAGTCGCTGCGCGTGCCGGCGAACCCCCTCGACGTCCTGGCCCAGCAGGTCGTCGCGGCGACCGCGATGGAGCCGTGGCAGGTCGACGAGCTCTTCGAGCTGGTCCGGCGCACCGCCCCGTTCGCGCAGCTGCCGCGCTCGGCGTACGAGGCGGTGCTGGACCTGCTGTCGGGCCGCTACCCCTCCGACGAGTTCGCCGAGCTGCGCCCGCGCATCGTGTGGGACCGCGTCACCGGCACGCTCACCGGCCGTCCCGGCGCCCAGCGGCTGGCCGTGACCAGTGGCGGGACGATCCCGGACCGCGGTCTCTTCGGGGTCTTCCTCGTCGGCGGCGAGGGCCCCGGCAAGCGGGTCGGCGAGCTCGACGAGGAGATGGTCTACGAGTCGCGCGTCGGCGACATCTTCGCGCTCGGCGCGACGAGCTGGCGGATCGAGGACATCACCCACGACCGGGTGCTGGTGACCCCGGCGCCGGGCATCCCGGGGCGCCTGCCGTTCTGGAAGGGCGACGCCCCCGGCCGTCCCGCCGAGCTCGGCGCCGCGATCGGAGCCTTCACCCGCGAGCTCGGCTCGCTCCCGCCGGCGAAGGCGGAGCAGGTGGCCCGCGACCGCGGCCTCGACGAGTACGCCGCCGGCAACCTGGTGACCTACCTCCACGAGCAGCTCGAGGCGACCAACACGCTGCCGAGCGACCGGACCATGGTGGTCGAGCGCTTCCGCGACGAGCTCGGCGACTGGCGGCTGGTCCTGCACTCCCCCTTCGGCATCCCGGTGCACGCCCCGTGGGCGCTGGCGATCAACGCGCGGCTGCGCGAGCGGTACGGCGTGGACGGCCAGGCGGTCGCCTCCGACGACGGCATCGTCATCCGGATCCCCGACACCGACGCCGACCCTCCGGGTGGCGACGTCGTGGTCTTCGAGGCCGAGGAGATCGAGGACCTGGTCACCACGGAGGTGGGCGGCTCCGCGCTGTTCGCCTCGCGCTTCCGCGAGTGCGCCGCGCGGGCGCTGCTGCTCCCCCGCCGGGACCCGGGCCGCCGTTCCCCGCTGTGGCAGCAGCGGCAGCGGTCCGCCGCCCTGCTCGAGGTCGCCTCGAAGTACCCCTCCTTCCCGATCGTCCTCGAGGCCGTGCGCGAGTGCCTCCAGGACGTCTACGACCTGCCGTCCCTGGTGGCGCTCATGCGCAGCGTCGACCGGCGCGAGGTGCAGGTGGTCGACGTCTCGACGCACGCGCCGTCGCCGTTCGCGCGAAGCCTGCTCTTCGGGTACGTCGCGCAGTTCATGTACGAGGGCGACTCCCCGATCGCCGAGCGGCGGGCGGCCGCCCTCTCCCTGGACCAGGGGCTGCTCGCGGAGCTGCTCGGTCGCGCGGAGCTGCGCGAGCTGCTCGACCCCGACGTGCTGGCCGAGGTGGAGGCCGAGCTCCAGCGCGTCCACCCCGACCGCCGCGCCCGCGACGCCGAGGGGGTGGCCGACCTGCTGCGCGGGCTCGGCCCGCTCAGCACGGCCGAGGTCGCCGAGCGCTGCGTCGACGGCGCCGACGTCACCGCCTGGCTCGGTGCGCTCGCGGACTCCCGGCGGACCACCCAGGTGCGCATGGCCGGTGAGGAGCGCTGGTCCTCGATCGAGGACGTCGGTCGGCTGCGCGACGGCCTCGGCGTGGCGGTGCCGCCCGGGACCCCCTCGGCGTTCACCGAGCCGGTCGAGGACCCCCTCGCCGACCTCGTCTCCCGCTACGCCCGCACGCACGGCCCGTTCACGACCGAGCAGTGCGCCGACCGGCTCGGCCTCGGGCAGGCCGTCGTCCGGCACACCCTGCAGCGGCTGGCCGGCCAGGGCCGCGTCCTCGACGGTGAGTTCCGTCCCTCCGGGTCCGGGTCGGAGTGGTGCGACGCCGAGGTGCTGCGCCGGCTGCGCCGCCGCTCGCTCGCGCGGCTGCGCAAGGAGGTCGAGCCGGTCGAGCCGGCCGCCCTCGGCCGCTTCCTCACCGCGTGGCAGCACGTGGACACCGGGTCCGGCCGGGGCCCGCGCGGCGTCGACGGCGTCCTGACCGTCATCGAGCAGCTGGCCGGCTGCCCGGTGCCGGCCTCGGCGCTGGAGCCGCTGGTGCTCTCTGCCCGGGTCCGCGACTACGAGTCCTCCTACCTCGACGAGCTCACCGCGTCCGGGGAGGTGCTGTGGGCCGGCCACGGCGCACTCCCGGGCTCCGACGGATGGATCTCGCTGCACCTGGCCGACTCCGCCCACCTGACCCTGCCCGAGCACGAGCCGTTCGAGCACTCCGAGCTGCACCAGGCGCTCCTCGACGCGCTCGCCCCCGGCGGCGCGTACTTCTTCCGCCAGCTCGCCGACACCGTCACCGCGTCGGTCGGCAGCACCCCGGACCCGGCGGTGTCGGCGGCGCTGTGGGACCTGGTCTGGGCCGGCCGGATCAGCAACGACACGCTGACCCCGGTGCGCGCGCTGGTGCGCGGCGGGTCGGCCAGCCACCGGACCAAGCGCTCGGCGCCCCGCGTGCGGATGTCCCAGACCACCCGCGGCCGGATGCCGGCCCGGACCGGCCCCCCGGAGACCGCCGGTCGCTGGGCGGTCCTCCCCGAGATCGACGACGACCCCACCCGGCGTGCGCACGCCACCGCCGAGCGGCTCCTGGACCGGCACGGCGTGGTCATCCGCGGAGCGGTCGTGAGCGAGCGGATCCCGGGCGGCTTCGCGGCGGCGTACAAGGTGCTGTCGGTCTTCGAGGACTCCGGCCGCTGCCGGCGCGGCTACTTCGTCGACGGCCTGGGCGCCGCACAGTTCGGCACCTCGGGGGCGATCGACCGCCTCCGGACCTTCTCCGAGCTCCCGCCCGACGCCAAGCCGGTGGCGGTCGCACTGGCCGCGACGGACCCGGCGAACCCGTACGGCGCCGCGCTGCCCTGGCCCGAGCGCGTGGTCGACAGCGACGCCGCCGACGGGAGGACCGCCGCCGGCCACCGGCCGGGCCGCAAGGCCGGCGCGATGGTGGTGCTCGTCGACGGCGTGCTGACGATGTACGTCGAGCGGGGCGGCCGCACGCTGCTGACCTGGACCGACGAGGAGGACCGGCTCACGCCGGCCGCGCAGGCGCTTGCCGAGGCCGCGCGGCGGGGCTCGCTCGGCCGGCTGACCGTCGAGCGCGCCGACGGCGAGCAGCTGCTCGGCTCGGGCTCCACGCCGCTGCGCGAGGCGCTGACCGCGGCCGGGTTCGTCTCGACGCCCAAGGGGCTACGGCTACGGGGCGCCGGTGCCTGA
- a CDS encoding DNA-formamidopyrimidine glycosylase family protein — MPEGDTVYRAARLLDRSLSGHRLLRTDFRVPQHATVDLAGSTVVRTVSRGKHLLTRIDGDQGSWTLHTHLKMEGAWRVHKPGEGWKRPAHQARVVLTTDDRVAVGFSLGIVELVPTAEEDSVVGHVGPDLLGPDWDEEEALRRLRAEPERPLGEALLDQRNLAGIGNMYMAELCFVSGVHPRDPVGSVANLPRLVRRGKQMLELNKERAVQSTTGDLRERMWVYRRDRSPCRRCRTPIAVAMTGPAGRERAAYWCPSCQPERSQD; from the coding sequence GTGCCTGAGGGCGACACCGTCTACCGCGCCGCCCGGCTGCTGGACCGCAGCCTGTCGGGCCACCGGCTGCTCCGGACCGACTTCCGGGTGCCGCAGCACGCGACGGTCGACCTCGCCGGGTCGACGGTCGTGCGCACCGTCTCGCGGGGCAAGCACCTGCTCACCCGGATCGACGGCGACCAGGGCAGCTGGACGCTGCACACCCACCTGAAGATGGAGGGTGCCTGGCGGGTCCACAAGCCGGGCGAGGGGTGGAAGCGGCCGGCCCACCAGGCCCGCGTCGTGCTGACGACCGACGACCGGGTGGCGGTGGGCTTCTCGCTCGGCATCGTCGAGCTCGTGCCCACCGCCGAGGAGGACTCCGTGGTCGGGCACGTGGGGCCCGACCTGCTCGGCCCGGACTGGGACGAGGAGGAGGCGCTGCGGCGGCTGCGGGCCGAGCCGGAGCGCCCGCTCGGCGAGGCGCTGCTCGACCAGCGCAACCTGGCCGGCATCGGCAACATGTACATGGCCGAGCTGTGCTTCGTCTCGGGCGTGCACCCGCGTGACCCGGTCGGCTCGGTGGCCAACCTCCCGCGACTGGTGCGCCGCGGGAAGCAGATGCTCGAGCTCAACAAGGAGCGAGCGGTCCAGTCCACCACCGGCGACCTGCGCGAGCGGATGTGGGTCTACCGGCGCGACAGGTCACCGTGCCGGCGGTGCCGCACGCCCATCGCGGTGGCGATGACCGGGCCCGCCGGGCGCGAGCGCGCGGCGTACTGGTGCCCGAGCTGCCAGCCGGAGCGGTCGCAGGACTGA
- a CDS encoding helix-turn-helix domain-containing protein, whose translation MVLFRRLLGDVLREHRMQRGMTLRQVSAEARVSLGYISEIERGQKEASSELLASLCGALDVPLSDVLRDVSHAVAVEEAALAPIPITASKVAAHRSAGEVVASAA comes from the coding sequence ATGGTGCTGTTTCGTCGGCTGCTCGGCGACGTGCTCCGCGAGCACAGGATGCAGCGCGGGATGACCCTGCGGCAGGTGTCGGCCGAGGCCCGGGTGAGCCTCGGGTACATCTCTGAGATCGAGCGCGGCCAGAAGGAAGCCTCCTCCGAGCTGCTCGCCTCGCTCTGCGGGGCGCTCGACGTGCCGCTGAGCGACGTCCTGCGCGACGTCTCGCACGCGGTCGCCGTCGAGGAGGCCGCGCTGGCCCCCATCCCGATCACCGCCAGCAAGGTCGCCGCCCACCGCAGCGCCGGCGAGGTCGTCGCCTCCGCCGCCTGA
- a CDS encoding CinA family protein has translation MIDVAARVHLLLRASGHTISSAESLTGGRLAVKLTETPGASETFLGGVVTYATELKHSLLEVSDEVIEEHGVVSAECARAMAVGVRKLTGATYGVSTTGVAGPGEQEGKPAGTVFVGLSGPGLLEAVELELGGDRVTIQDLTVQQALSALEDMLGTEETAIG, from the coding sequence CACGATCTCCTCGGCCGAGTCGCTGACCGGTGGCCGGCTGGCGGTGAAGCTCACCGAGACGCCGGGCGCGTCCGAGACGTTCCTCGGCGGCGTGGTCACCTACGCCACCGAGCTCAAGCACAGCCTGCTCGAGGTGTCCGACGAGGTCATCGAGGAGCACGGCGTCGTCTCGGCCGAGTGCGCCCGCGCGATGGCGGTCGGCGTCCGCAAGCTGACCGGCGCGACGTACGGCGTGTCGACCACCGGCGTCGCCGGACCGGGCGAGCAGGAGGGCAAGCCGGCGGGCACCGTCTTCGTCGGCCTCTCCGGCCCCGGGCTGCTCGAGGCCGTCGAGCTCGAGCTCGGCGGCGACCGCGTCACGATCCAGGACCTGACGGTGCAGCAGGCACTGTCGGCGCTCGAGGACATGCTGGGCACGGAAGAAACCGCGATCGGGTAG